Proteins from a genomic interval of Staphylococcus debuckii:
- a CDS encoding glycoside hydrolase family 1 protein yields MNIQSGFKEDFLWGGATAANQIEGQYDKDGKGLTSADFAEFIPKEKRTKDNHLNITSDHVKEVLTGEHEGYFPKRFGIDFYNTYKDDIKLFAEMGFKAFRMSISWARIFPNGYDKEPNEAGLKFYEDVFKTLKSYGIEPVVTLSHYETPYGLTEKYNGWMDRAVIKHFVRYAETVFTRYKKYVKYWITFNEINIINISPFTGGGVLTDKLENPKAASYQALHHQFLASSLATKKLKEINPEAQMGCMLARMKYYPNTPNPEDVLKALQDNQRNLMYTDVHVFGEYPNSYKKFLSDNNIELDIQTGDLEILKSYTVDYVSISYYMSMLSSTSPEGKVTAGNLMNSLKNPYLEASDWGWQIDPVGLRIVLNELWDRYHVPLFVVENGLGAHDKLENGKVHDDYRVDYLKRHITEAKRAVEDGVDLMGFLAWGPIDLISMSTSEMSKRYGFIYVDQDDYGKGSKKRIKKDSFDWYKHLIKTNGKEL; encoded by the coding sequence ATGAATATTCAATCAGGATTCAAAGAAGACTTTTTATGGGGCGGTGCAACAGCTGCTAATCAAATTGAAGGTCAATATGATAAAGATGGTAAAGGTCTAACTAGTGCTGATTTTGCTGAATTTATCCCTAAAGAAAAAAGAACAAAAGATAACCATTTAAATATAACAAGCGATCATGTAAAAGAAGTGTTAACAGGTGAACATGAAGGATATTTTCCTAAAAGATTCGGTATAGATTTCTATAACACTTATAAAGATGATATTAAATTATTTGCCGAGATGGGTTTTAAGGCTTTTCGAATGTCTATAAGTTGGGCACGTATTTTTCCAAATGGATATGATAAAGAACCTAATGAAGCAGGATTAAAATTCTATGAAGATGTATTTAAAACACTAAAATCGTATGGGATTGAGCCAGTCGTTACTCTCAGCCATTATGAAACACCATACGGTTTAACTGAAAAATATAACGGATGGATGGACAGAGCAGTTATTAAACATTTTGTGAGATATGCAGAAACTGTATTTACACGTTATAAAAAATATGTGAAATACTGGATAACTTTTAATGAAATCAATATTATTAATATCTCTCCATTTACTGGAGGAGGAGTTCTTACTGATAAATTAGAAAATCCAAAAGCTGCTTCATACCAAGCTTTACATCATCAATTTTTAGCCTCTAGTTTAGCTACAAAAAAATTAAAAGAAATAAATCCTGAGGCTCAAATGGGATGCATGCTTGCTAGAATGAAATATTATCCAAATACTCCGAATCCTGAAGATGTACTTAAGGCTTTACAAGACAATCAGAGAAACTTGATGTACACAGATGTTCATGTTTTTGGAGAATATCCTAATTCTTATAAAAAATTCTTGAGTGACAATAATATCGAACTGGATATTCAAACAGGAGATTTGGAAATACTGAAATCTTATACAGTGGATTATGTTTCTATAAGTTACTATATGTCTATGCTTTCTTCAACTTCTCCTGAAGGAAAAGTAACAGCAGGAAACCTTATGAATAGCTTGAAAAATCCATATTTAGAGGCTTCTGATTGGGGATGGCAAATAGATCCTGTAGGCTTAAGAATTGTTTTGAATGAGTTATGGGATAGATATCATGTACCATTATTTGTTGTAGAAAATGGTCTAGGAGCACATGACAAGCTTGAAAACGGCAAGGTACATGATGATTATCGAGTTGATTATTTGAAGCGCCATATTACGGAAGCGAAAAGAGCTGTTGAAGACGGTGTTGATTTAATGGGATTTTTAGCTTGGGGACCTATTGATTTGATTTCTATGTCTACAAGCGAAATGAGTAAAAGATATGGCTTCATTTATGTTGATCAAGATGATTATGGCAAAGGTTCTAAAAAAAGAATTAAAAAAGATTCATTTGATTGGTATAAACATCTTATTAAAACTAATGGTAAGGAATTGTAG
- a CDS encoding histidine phosphatase family protein has translation MTQTLYLIRHGQTLFNQKKQIQGASDSPLTELGKEQAEAAKRYLDRLNLSNYELFSSTQERASDTLEILFPNEPYTRLKGIKEWNYGMFEGESELLNPPREKGVALFGEFFANYGGETADEVQDRAVATLTDIMAQTTKQNVITVSHGDVLLLFARKWLPLEEVQKMHFGNCCILKFEYEDNKFRFLEIINPTVN, from the coding sequence ATGACACAAACATTATATTTGATTCGACATGGCCAGACACTTTTTAACCAGAAGAAACAAATACAAGGCGCGTCAGATTCGCCATTAACAGAACTTGGAAAAGAACAGGCAGAAGCAGCGAAACGCTACTTGGACCGGTTGAATTTAAGTAATTATGAATTATTTTCTTCTACACAAGAACGTGCTTCTGATACTTTAGAAATCTTGTTTCCAAATGAACCGTATACCAGATTGAAGGGCATTAAAGAATGGAATTATGGCATGTTTGAAGGAGAATCAGAGTTGCTGAACCCTCCTCGTGAAAAAGGTGTAGCTTTATTTGGGGAGTTTTTTGCGAATTATGGTGGAGAAACAGCGGATGAAGTGCAAGATAGAGCAGTGGCTACGCTTACTGACATCATGGCACAAACTACGAAACAGAATGTGATTACCGTCAGTCATGGTGATGTTTTGCTATTATTTGCACGGAAATGGCTACCGTTAGAAGAAGTTCAAAAAATGCATTTTGGTAATTGCTGTATTTTAAAATTTGAATATGAAGATAATAAATTTAGATTTTTGGAAATCATAAATCCTACTGTAAATTGA
- a CDS encoding DUF896 domain-containing protein gives MKLLDRINELANKEKEMVLSTSEKQEQHELRQEYLKMIRGQVVSTFSTLKVVDPLGEDVTPDKIYNLREEMGTLDLKPE, from the coding sequence ATGAAATTATTAGATAGAATTAATGAACTTGCAAATAAAGAAAAAGAAATGGTACTCAGCACATCAGAAAAACAAGAACAACATGAATTGAGACAAGAATACCTTAAAATGATTCGCGGACAAGTTGTAAGCACATTCTCAACATTGAAAGTTGTAGATCCACTTGGTGAAGACGTAACACCAGACAAAATTTATAACTTGCGCGAAGAAATGGGCACTTTAGACTTAAAACCTGAATAA
- a CDS encoding LLM class oxidoreductase: MTTINQHNGFKRTFQKDHLTLGLTIPFDNSENIALSFEQQAQLAQYAEELGFTSLFVRDNPLYSPHLGNVTTNYDPFVFLTYLSARTSKIALGTSSIVATLRHPIHIAKAAATLDLISGERLLMGLATGDRQFEFPAFKIEPETLSLRFRETVDSLKALWQDHSPQISNSIFELYEDSGLQVLPKYNHIPLFATGYAKQDINWIKENMDGWMFYPQGFQQQKALLKEWHDNDEFKPFMHPLVIDLSKDPNEKIKPVKGGYRLGRNTLINVLKSYERIGTNHIMLHLLTHERTYQDLMKELGDYVIPHFPPNITKEEQTDYEIIR; the protein is encoded by the coding sequence GTGACAACAATCAATCAACACAATGGTTTCAAACGGACTTTTCAAAAGGACCATTTGACCTTAGGTTTAACGATTCCTTTTGATAACTCTGAAAACATCGCATTGTCGTTTGAACAGCAAGCTCAATTGGCGCAGTACGCTGAAGAACTTGGATTTACGAGCCTATTTGTACGAGACAACCCGCTTTATAGTCCGCATTTAGGTAATGTAACGACAAACTACGATCCGTTTGTATTTTTAACTTACCTCAGTGCTCGAACTAGTAAAATTGCTCTCGGAACATCTAGTATTGTTGCGACATTACGTCATCCAATTCACATTGCTAAAGCAGCTGCGACTCTTGACTTGATATCGGGAGAGCGATTACTAATGGGACTCGCAACTGGAGACCGCCAATTTGAGTTTCCAGCGTTCAAAATCGAACCTGAGACGTTATCTTTAAGATTCAGAGAAACTGTTGATTCACTGAAAGCACTATGGCAAGACCACTCCCCTCAAATCTCTAACTCTATCTTTGAGTTATATGAGGATTCCGGCTTGCAAGTATTACCGAAATATAATCATATCCCGCTCTTTGCGACAGGATATGCTAAACAAGATATTAACTGGATCAAAGAAAATATGGATGGCTGGATGTTTTACCCGCAAGGTTTCCAACAACAAAAAGCACTCCTCAAAGAGTGGCACGACAACGATGAATTCAAACCTTTTATGCATCCGCTAGTCATTGATTTATCAAAAGATCCGAATGAAAAAATCAAACCTGTTAAAGGCGGCTACAGATTAGGCCGAAACACATTGATTAATGTATTAAAATCTTATGAACGTATTGGTACAAATCATATCATGCTGCATTTATTGACACATGAAAGAACGTATCAAGATTTAATGAAAGAATTGGGCGATTATGTGATTCCACATTTCCCACCAAACATAACTAAGGAGGAACAAACTGATTATGAAATTATTAGATAG
- a CDS encoding glycosyl-4,4'-diaponeurosporenoate acyltransferase, giving the protein MKKLFLWNSLFWFVVHMVISTLGTRIPSSFFIRYTNLFKSWPFEEEGRFWQKYFKVKVWKQHLPNGQSFNPAVRSHTTVAKSASYTELHQFIIETRRAELIHALSILPAFIFLPTSKPIKYINLTYAFAANLPCWIAQRYNRPNLERYAEKVLQREKR; this is encoded by the coding sequence ATGAAAAAATTATTCTTATGGAATTCACTATTTTGGTTTGTAGTACATATGGTCATTTCTACGCTCGGCACCAGAATTCCTTCAAGTTTCTTTATACGCTACACAAATCTTTTTAAAAGTTGGCCTTTTGAAGAGGAAGGACGCTTTTGGCAGAAATATTTTAAAGTAAAAGTATGGAAACAGCATTTGCCTAATGGGCAAAGTTTTAATCCGGCTGTCAGAAGCCATACTACAGTGGCTAAATCTGCTTCTTATACCGAATTACATCAATTTATTATCGAAACACGCCGCGCAGAATTGATTCATGCACTCTCAATACTGCCAGCGTTTATTTTTTTACCTACTTCTAAACCTATAAAGTACATCAATTTAACTTATGCATTTGCGGCCAATTTACCTTGTTGGATTGCACAGCGCTATAACCGTCCGAATTTAGAACGTTACGCAGAGAAAGTCTTACAAAGAGAAAAAAGGTGA
- a CDS encoding phytoene desaturase family protein has product MDTQKVAIIGGGLGGISAAIRLAQEGYQVDLYEQNKHIGGKVNRLETQDFGFDLGPSILTMPKIFKRLFEYSHKKLEDYVQIRKMNLQIRNFYPDGTQIDLYENLQDMLLQNPELTPHDIAQLQDFFDYAQRIHHYAEISYFDKGIDTLSSMIRYHGPFAALKHFDYFHTMQEAIDKRVDNPYLREMLGYFIKYVGSSAYDAPAVLSLLPQMQHAEGLWYVDGGIHKLAQALEQLACEEGVQLHFEQEITRLIPEHKYLKYAELKDGSLIQADYFVSNMEVIPLYRHLLDFKDKDLDKLERKFEPAASGYVMHLGVDKSYPALRHHNFFFSKDSKRNYHEVFHEYVLPQDPTIYVVNTNKTDAAQAPDGYENIKVLPHIPYIQQQPFSEADYRQFRETVLNKLERMGLTDLREHIVYEDIWTPHEIERHYKSNKGAIYGVVSDRKKNKGFKFPKHSQYYDNLYFVGGSVNPGPGMPMVTLSGMQVADLITSRKRK; this is encoded by the coding sequence ATGGACACACAGAAAGTTGCCATCATTGGAGGCGGTCTCGGAGGCATTTCAGCAGCGATACGTTTAGCGCAAGAAGGCTATCAAGTTGACCTCTATGAACAAAATAAACATATCGGAGGTAAGGTCAATCGCTTAGAAACGCAGGATTTCGGGTTTGATTTAGGGCCTTCTATCTTAACAATGCCCAAAATCTTCAAACGGCTCTTTGAATATAGCCATAAGAAACTAGAAGATTATGTTCAAATCCGCAAGATGAATCTCCAAATCCGTAATTTTTATCCAGATGGAACACAAATTGATTTATATGAGAATCTGCAGGACATGCTCTTGCAAAATCCTGAACTGACACCTCATGATATTGCCCAACTGCAAGATTTCTTTGATTATGCGCAACGCATTCATCATTATGCAGAGATAAGTTATTTCGATAAAGGTATCGATACACTTTCATCGATGATTCGCTATCATGGACCATTTGCTGCGTTGAAGCACTTTGATTACTTTCATACGATGCAAGAAGCGATTGATAAACGTGTAGATAATCCTTATCTGCGTGAGATGTTAGGTTATTTTATTAAATACGTCGGGTCTTCTGCTTATGATGCGCCGGCCGTCTTATCATTATTGCCGCAAATGCAGCATGCAGAAGGGTTATGGTATGTAGACGGCGGTATCCATAAACTGGCACAGGCTTTAGAGCAACTTGCATGCGAAGAAGGTGTTCAACTTCATTTCGAACAAGAAATCACGCGCTTGATTCCTGAGCATAAATATCTTAAATATGCTGAGTTGAAAGACGGCTCGCTTATCCAGGCAGATTATTTCGTTTCTAATATGGAAGTCATTCCGCTCTATCGTCATTTGCTAGATTTCAAAGACAAAGATTTAGATAAGTTGGAACGTAAATTCGAACCTGCCGCATCAGGTTATGTCATGCATCTAGGAGTAGACAAATCGTACCCGGCACTCCGCCATCACAATTTTTTCTTTTCAAAGGATTCAAAGCGTAATTATCATGAAGTATTTCATGAGTATGTGTTGCCGCAAGATCCGACGATTTATGTGGTGAATACCAATAAGACGGATGCTGCACAGGCGCCGGATGGGTATGAGAACATCAAAGTCTTGCCGCATATTCCTTATATTCAGCAACAGCCTTTCTCGGAAGCGGATTATCGCCAATTTCGAGAGACCGTGCTGAATAAATTGGAGCGTATGGGACTGACAGATTTACGTGAGCATATTGTTTATGAGGATATTTGGACGCCGCATGAAATTGAACGTCATTACAAATCTAATAAAGGTGCGATTTACGGTGTGGTTTCCGATAGAAAGAAAAATAAAGGATTCAAATTTCCTAAACATAGTCAGTATTATGACAATTTGTACTTTGTAGGCGGTTCTGTCAATCCGGGACCAGGGATGCCTATGGTGACATTAAGCGGGATGCAAGTTGCGGATTTAATTACTAGCCGAAAGAGAAAGTAG
- a CDS encoding glycosyltransferase family 2 protein → MKHLQRWLSGFTVASIVCGSLMYRYRKRITAQTANAHQGVSIIIPARNEAKNLPRLLASLTEAENTEVIVMDDGSTDATRDIAEGYGAKVYAVLDDVEWQGKSHACYEGSLKAQKALFMFVDADVWFEAEDSLKRILAQYQQQGNQGLLSIQPYHYIEAPYENFSVIFNLMTVIGMNVFSVTREKNTPESAFGPVLLTNRADYFRTQGHRNAATQIIEGFALSEAYHQANLPVRLFEGEGTVNFRMYPQGMRSLIAGWSKHFAVGAQNTQSSVMLLIMAWLFGSAASLAQVIAALSKPKARTQSQTLRALSLYTLYGLQFYRLGRRTGSFKSWLILAHPMCFAFFIFIFSKSWFDVNIRKSVRWKGRNITIKK, encoded by the coding sequence ATGAAACATTTACAGCGTTGGTTGAGCGGCTTTACAGTGGCTTCAATCGTGTGCGGCTCCTTGATGTATCGCTATCGAAAGAGAATTACTGCACAAACTGCCAACGCTCATCAAGGTGTCAGTATTATTATTCCCGCGCGTAATGAAGCAAAGAACTTACCGCGTCTGTTAGCGTCTTTGACAGAAGCAGAAAATACAGAAGTAATTGTAATGGATGATGGTTCGACGGACGCTACAAGAGATATTGCGGAAGGTTATGGCGCCAAGGTGTACGCTGTTCTTGATGACGTTGAATGGCAAGGAAAGTCGCATGCTTGTTATGAAGGAAGTTTGAAAGCACAGAAAGCGTTATTCATGTTTGTAGATGCGGATGTGTGGTTTGAAGCGGAAGACAGCTTGAAGCGCATCCTTGCACAATATCAGCAACAAGGGAATCAAGGGTTGCTCTCCATCCAACCTTATCATTACATTGAAGCGCCGTATGAAAATTTCTCGGTTATCTTTAATTTAATGACAGTAATCGGTATGAATGTCTTTTCAGTGACTCGTGAAAAGAATACCCCAGAAAGTGCTTTCGGCCCAGTGTTGCTGACTAATCGAGCAGACTATTTCCGAACTCAAGGGCACCGCAACGCTGCCACACAGATTATCGAAGGCTTTGCTTTAAGTGAAGCTTATCATCAAGCAAACTTGCCTGTGCGGCTATTTGAAGGAGAGGGCACAGTCAATTTCCGCATGTATCCACAAGGAATGCGTAGTTTGATTGCAGGATGGTCCAAACACTTTGCGGTCGGTGCTCAAAATACCCAAAGCAGTGTGATGTTATTGATTATGGCTTGGCTCTTTGGCTCGGCCGCTTCATTAGCTCAAGTTATCGCTGCACTCTCTAAACCGAAAGCTAGGACTCAATCACAAACCTTGCGTGCACTGTCTTTATATACGCTTTATGGTCTGCAATTTTACCGTTTAGGCCGCAGAACAGGTAGCTTTAAGTCCTGGCTCATACTCGCACACCCAATGTGCTTTGCCTTTTTTATCTTTATCTTTTCTAAATCGTGGTTTGACGTCAACATACGCAAATCCGTGCGCTGGAAAGGGCGCAATATTACTATTAAAAAATAG
- a CDS encoding phytoene desaturase family protein has product MKIAIIGGGIAGLAAAARLSAQHHEVTIYEKNSRVGGRMSRFTDQGFTFDMGPTIVMMPDTYYDVFHFAGKNLDDYLEMKQLPYLYDVHFADDDKISIPTDLVELRNTLENIEEGTTHGFMQFLTDIYQRYEIAREHFLERAFRKPTDFYNPYTLYQGMRLKTFGNAQNLIDNYVENDKIRKMLAFQTLYIGIDPKRTPSLYTLIPMVEMMFGVHYIKGGMYGFAEALKRLNEELGTRIMTDAEIEEIVIDSRFKQADGVKVDGQYEHFDKVLCTADFPYAAQHLFKDETQLVAYPKKKIDKMDYACSAFLMYIGIDEDLSEQLRIHNVIFAEDFEQNIDDIFSGRLPKDPSIYLHAPSVEDPALAPEGKTGIYALMPVPELKVGQVDWENPETIQTAKQHIYAKLNKAVGTQDIESKVLTETIFTPKDFENEYNAKFGAAFGLMPTLAQSNYYRPHNVSRDYKDLYFAGASVHPGAGVPIVLTSAKVTVDEMLKDIENGV; this is encoded by the coding sequence ATGAAAATCGCAATTATAGGCGGCGGAATTGCAGGATTAGCTGCAGCTGCCAGATTATCAGCGCAACATCATGAGGTAACCATATATGAAAAGAACAGCCGAGTGGGAGGCCGAATGTCCCGCTTTACTGACCAGGGATTTACATTTGATATGGGCCCTACAATTGTGATGATGCCGGATACGTATTATGATGTCTTTCACTTTGCTGGCAAAAATCTAGACGACTATCTAGAGATGAAACAATTGCCCTATCTATATGATGTCCATTTTGCAGATGATGACAAAATCTCGATTCCGACAGATTTAGTAGAACTACGCAACACCTTGGAAAATATTGAAGAGGGGACTACGCATGGCTTTATGCAATTTCTGACAGATATTTATCAGCGTTATGAAATTGCACGAGAGCACTTTTTAGAACGGGCTTTTAGAAAGCCGACCGACTTCTACAATCCTTATACCCTCTATCAAGGAATGCGTTTGAAAACATTCGGTAATGCGCAGAACCTCATTGATAACTATGTTGAAAATGACAAAATCAGAAAGATGTTAGCCTTTCAAACGTTATATATCGGCATTGATCCTAAGCGTACGCCTTCGCTATATACGCTCATTCCTATGGTAGAAATGATGTTTGGGGTGCATTATATTAAAGGCGGTATGTATGGTTTTGCTGAGGCGTTGAAGCGGTTGAATGAAGAACTCGGCACGCGTATTATGACGGATGCAGAGATAGAAGAAATTGTGATTGATTCGCGCTTCAAGCAAGCAGATGGCGTTAAGGTCGACGGTCAGTATGAACACTTCGATAAAGTACTGTGTACAGCGGATTTCCCTTATGCTGCCCAGCATCTGTTTAAAGATGAAACTCAATTAGTAGCTTATCCGAAAAAGAAAATCGATAAGATGGATTATGCTTGTTCAGCTTTCTTGATGTATATCGGCATTGATGAAGATTTAAGCGAGCAATTGCGCATTCATAATGTCATCTTTGCGGAAGACTTTGAACAGAATATTGATGACATTTTCAGCGGACGTCTGCCGAAAGACCCTTCTATTTATTTACATGCACCCAGTGTGGAAGACCCGGCGCTTGCTCCTGAAGGAAAAACTGGAATTTATGCATTGATGCCAGTTCCTGAATTGAAAGTAGGCCAAGTAGATTGGGAGAATCCAGAAACCATTCAAACCGCGAAACAACACATTTACGCTAAACTAAACAAAGCTGTTGGTACACAAGATATTGAGTCTAAAGTATTAACGGAAACGATTTTTACACCTAAAGATTTTGAAAATGAGTACAATGCGAAATTCGGCGCTGCATTTGGTTTAATGCCGACATTGGCGCAAAGTAATTATTATCGTCCGCATAATGTCAGTCGAGATTATAAAGATTTATATTTTGCAGGGGCAAGCGTGCATCCTGGCGCAGGCGTCCCTATTGTCTTAACGAGTGCTAAAGTGACAGTGGATGAAATGTTGAAAGACATAGAGAATGGCGTGTAA
- a CDS encoding type 1 glutamine amidotransferase domain-containing protein: MKKILVAVTNVSKYPDLARPTGAWLGEVVHFADEFYKAGYEIDYVSPEGGFVPIDPASLQEDFMSDVDWKYYTDHKFMTQLNHSYKPDEVHAEDYEVIYYAGGHGVMWDFAQDKGLIELAEKIYSDNGYVTGVCHGPAGLLNIKNDGQNLIKGKRVAGFSNSEESQMGVEDNLPYLLEDALKDKGGEYEKGDDWSSFVVTDGRLITGQNPQSAQQVALDTLKALGHK; this comes from the coding sequence ATGAAAAAAATATTAGTAGCAGTCACAAATGTATCGAAATATCCAGATTTAGCGCGTCCAACAGGTGCATGGCTCGGAGAAGTCGTTCACTTTGCGGATGAATTCTATAAAGCAGGTTACGAAATAGATTATGTCAGCCCAGAAGGCGGCTTTGTACCTATTGATCCTGCCAGCTTACAAGAAGATTTCATGTCAGATGTAGATTGGAAATATTATACAGATCATAAATTCATGACTCAATTGAATCACTCTTATAAACCTGACGAAGTACATGCTGAAGATTACGAAGTGATTTATTACGCAGGCGGACACGGCGTAATGTGGGACTTTGCACAAGATAAAGGATTAATAGAGCTAGCTGAAAAAATTTACTCAGATAATGGCTACGTGACAGGTGTTTGTCATGGCCCAGCCGGCTTATTGAATATCAAAAATGACGGTCAGAACTTGATTAAAGGTAAAAGAGTAGCCGGTTTCTCTAATAGCGAAGAATCTCAAATGGGTGTTGAAGACAACTTGCCTTATCTTTTAGAAGATGCCTTGAAAGACAAAGGCGGCGAATACGAAAAAGGTGACGATTGGTCATCATTCGTAGTGACAGATGGTCGATTAATTACAGGCCAAAATCCACAATCCGCACAACAAGTTGCATTAGATACGTTGAAAGCATTAGGTCACAAATAA
- a CDS encoding CorA family divalent cation transporter: MTVRCIYEGKTHQLQSTEQIHEVPKDSEFIWYDVIAPTNEEKEFLKQTFKLSTKEIESSVYTLSQPDISRNSHREARHIIAHTLVDKDFTARALGITIAGNTIVTLHHSELASVSDVKQQLLDHQLKPDAELVTLALLENIVDTYFVHVEKIEERVFSFETYNMESARNKKLMQQVFDIRAEIIKLKRILLPMEQLVDTIKAFGTFDKDSQKSQLFYDIYNQLRHETETLASCEDLTDEIKDNDQSYHTTRISKVMNVLTIISSIFFPLSFLCGWYGMGFKFMPEYDWKYSYPVFIVLAIVITVALVMLFKKKKWF; encoded by the coding sequence ATGACGGTTAGGTGTATTTATGAAGGTAAAACGCACCAGCTTCAATCAACTGAACAGATTCACGAAGTACCTAAAGATAGCGAATTTATTTGGTATGACGTGATAGCACCGACGAATGAAGAAAAAGAATTTTTAAAGCAGACCTTTAAATTAAGTACGAAAGAAATTGAATCATCAGTATATACTTTATCTCAACCGGATATTTCACGAAATTCCCATCGAGAAGCACGTCACATTATTGCACATACGTTAGTTGATAAAGATTTTACGGCACGTGCACTGGGGATTACGATTGCAGGTAATACTATTGTCACATTGCATCATTCTGAGTTGGCATCGGTTTCTGACGTCAAACAACAGTTGTTAGATCATCAGCTTAAACCTGATGCTGAATTAGTGACTTTAGCACTTTTAGAAAATATTGTAGATACTTATTTTGTGCATGTTGAAAAAATCGAAGAGCGTGTATTTTCTTTTGAAACATATAACATGGAATCTGCACGAAATAAGAAACTCATGCAGCAAGTTTTCGATATCAGAGCCGAAATTATTAAGTTGAAACGTATCTTATTACCGATGGAACAGTTGGTCGATACGATTAAAGCATTTGGGACATTTGATAAAGATTCACAAAAATCTCAGTTGTTCTATGATATTTATAATCAATTAAGACATGAAACTGAAACTTTAGCCTCGTGCGAAGATTTAACAGATGAGATTAAAGACAATGACCAATCCTATCACACCACACGTATCAGCAAGGTGATGAATGTATTGACGATTATTTCATCTATCTTCTTCCCGCTCTCTTTCTTATGCGGATGGTACGGTATGGGCTTCAAATTTATGCCAGAATACGATTGGAAATACAGCTATCCAGTCTTTATCGTCCTGGCTATTGTCATCACTGTAGCTTTAGTGATGTTATTTAAAAAGAAAAAATGGTTTTAA
- a CDS encoding CorA family divalent cation transporter yields the protein MTLTCMYQDENQQIITTSQLDKVPKNSGFVWYDCIQPTKEEKEYLQNDLNLDQNEVASSIYTLGHPDIYHNAEEDIKHIVVHTLDTKDFSARPLNITITENSLVTIHQSKIELIDYLQESLEKGSIKPDAEMITLKLLHKIIESYFAYVGEIEEEVFNLEYQNVDSDRNKK from the coding sequence ATGACATTAACTTGCATGTATCAAGACGAAAATCAACAAATTATCACCACCAGCCAATTAGATAAAGTTCCCAAAAATAGTGGCTTTGTGTGGTATGACTGTATCCAACCTACCAAAGAGGAAAAGGAATATCTTCAAAACGACTTGAATTTAGATCAAAATGAAGTGGCTTCTTCAATTTACACGTTAGGCCATCCTGATATTTACCATAATGCTGAAGAAGATATTAAGCACATCGTCGTGCACACATTGGACACGAAAGATTTTTCGGCGCGTCCATTGAATATTACGATTACGGAAAATAGTTTAGTCACGATTCATCAGTCTAAAATAGAGCTTATCGATTATTTACAAGAATCATTAGAAAAAGGCTCAATTAAGCCGGATGCCGAAATGATTACTCTGAAGTTATTGCATAAGATTATCGAATCCTATTTTGCTTATGTAGGAGAAATTGAGGAAGAAGTATTCAATTTGGAATATCAAAATGTAGATTCCGATCGTAATAAAAAATGA
- a CDS encoding CorA family divalent cation transporter produces MMREVYDIRAEIIKLKRIILPMEQLAETIQTSNHFNENQHKKRLVHRILNQLKHQTATLKACEELTDEIKDNNESYHSSRINSVINVLTILSSIFFPLTLLTGWFGMNFTNMPELHWKYSYFVFIGITVVLSIALIVLFKKKRWF; encoded by the coding sequence ATGATGAGGGAAGTTTACGATATTCGAGCTGAAATTATTAAATTGAAACGCATTATCTTACCGATGGAACAGTTAGCAGAAACGATTCAGACATCTAATCATTTCAATGAGAACCAACATAAGAAACGCTTAGTGCATCGCATCTTGAATCAATTGAAGCATCAAACGGCCACTTTGAAGGCCTGTGAAGAACTAACCGACGAAATTAAAGATAATAATGAATCGTATCATTCGAGCCGTATCAATAGTGTGATTAATGTCTTAACTATTCTTTCTTCAATCTTTTTCCCACTCACACTTCTTACAGGATGGTTCGGAATGAACTTCACCAATATGCCGGAGCTTCACTGGAAATACAGCTATTTCGTCTTCATCGGCATTACAGTCGTGTTATCTATTGCGCTGATTGTGTTATTTAAAAAGAAAAGATGGTTTTGA